A region of Granulicella sibirica DNA encodes the following proteins:
- a CDS encoding VWA domain-containing protein: protein MRRALLCLLVLGGTRGWAQQGTPESQPSLTVDRDVAPSPDPDPVVPKEAAGAQGVGLGQVQGSGGKYTLRQDAYEVALNATVLDQGGRSIQTLQKDDFKVYEDGVQQTISGFRHEDLPVSLGLLIDSSGSMYDKRAAVDQASLDFVKLSNREDEAFLVDFSWEAFIDQDFTNDISKLQQGLSYVKSSGGTAIYDALVASADYLSKNAKHPKQVLLVVTDGEDNASSSTLEQTIRRIQDLDGPVIYCVGLLFGADVNKGEARHARRVLESLAEQTGGAAYFPKSVKEVDAIAAEVAQDIRTQYSIAYRSTKSPTLGGYRQVHVEAKGGGLGKLSVRTRSGYFPKTGATTSKDAGFKDQGKRPQ, encoded by the coding sequence ATGAGACGAGCGTTGTTGTGTCTCCTCGTTCTGGGTGGAACGAGAGGGTGGGCCCAGCAGGGAACGCCGGAATCGCAGCCTTCCCTGACGGTGGATCGCGATGTCGCTCCGTCGCCCGATCCTGATCCGGTGGTCCCAAAAGAAGCTGCGGGAGCGCAGGGTGTCGGGCTTGGGCAGGTGCAGGGAAGCGGGGGTAAATACACGCTCCGGCAGGACGCCTACGAAGTCGCGCTGAACGCCACTGTGCTGGACCAGGGTGGCCGCTCTATCCAGACGCTGCAGAAGGACGATTTCAAAGTCTATGAGGATGGGGTGCAGCAGACCATCTCTGGCTTTCGCCATGAGGATCTTCCGGTGTCGCTCGGCCTCCTGATCGACAGTTCTGGGTCTATGTACGACAAGCGAGCGGCTGTCGACCAGGCTTCGCTCGACTTTGTGAAGCTGTCAAACCGAGAAGACGAGGCTTTCCTCGTGGATTTCTCCTGGGAGGCCTTCATTGACCAGGATTTCACGAACGATATCAGCAAGCTCCAGCAGGGATTGAGCTATGTGAAGTCGAGTGGCGGAACAGCGATCTATGACGCCCTTGTCGCGTCGGCGGATTATCTCTCCAAGAACGCGAAGCATCCAAAGCAGGTTCTTCTAGTTGTGACGGACGGCGAGGATAATGCCTCGTCGTCCACGCTCGAACAGACGATCCGGAGAATTCAGGATCTGGATGGTCCCGTCATCTATTGCGTGGGACTGCTCTTCGGGGCGGATGTGAACAAGGGTGAGGCTCGGCACGCGAGGCGCGTGCTGGAGTCCCTGGCGGAGCAGACGGGAGGCGCTGCTTACTTCCCGAAGTCCGTGAAAGAAGTTGATGCCATTGCAGCCGAGGTGGCGCAAGACATCCGGACCCAGTACTCGATCGCGTACCGATCAACGAAGTCTCCAACGCTCGGCGGTTACCGTCAGGTGCATGTAGAGGCGAAGGGTGGAGGTCTAGGGAAGCTTTCCGTCAGAACCAGAAGCGGGTACTTCCCGAAGACTGGGGCTACAACCTCAAAGGATGCGGGCTTTAAAGATCAGGGCAAGCGGCCTCAGTAG
- a CDS encoding acyltransferase family protein produces the protein MSGPRREIELDFLRGIAILAVLDFHSQYPILSYPFTKLGFTPLGWVGVDVFFVLSGFLVGGLLVKELKVRGRVDSRRFLIRRGFKIWPQYYLFLSLVVLTGHRSMSVMWPSFLNIQNYYEGVPHLWSLAIEEHAYLLLVLLLAIAWRVKMRMRSMFVSLGLMCFAIVVIRCLMLATARPFFTQTHTRVEGILYGVMIAIVYHWRPKTFERIQEWRAIWIGMLVLAIGFFRLQLHQVWSLSVAIDVANLIGVCLLMLIYRHREGVARSLPYRLVAWIGLYSYGIYLWHVAPSSLVIRIASGLPERAGTIFIAMAQPLLGIALGVLMTKLVEFPMLRLRDRWFPRRVESAVEDTPVEAAALAR, from the coding sequence TTGAGTGGCCCACGGCGAGAGATTGAGCTCGACTTTCTACGTGGTATCGCCATCTTGGCCGTGCTCGACTTCCACTCACAGTACCCGATTCTTTCGTATCCATTCACCAAGCTGGGATTTACTCCACTGGGCTGGGTGGGCGTTGACGTGTTCTTCGTTCTGAGCGGCTTTCTTGTGGGCGGTTTGCTGGTCAAGGAGTTGAAGGTTCGAGGGCGTGTCGACAGCCGGCGTTTTCTGATTCGTCGCGGCTTCAAGATCTGGCCGCAGTATTACCTGTTCCTCTCGCTCGTCGTTCTGACCGGCCATCGCTCAATGAGCGTGATGTGGCCCAGCTTCTTGAATATCCAGAACTACTATGAAGGCGTTCCACATCTCTGGAGTCTTGCCATTGAGGAACACGCCTATCTTCTCCTTGTGCTCCTGCTGGCGATTGCCTGGCGCGTCAAGATGCGCATGCGATCCATGTTCGTCTCGCTTGGGTTGATGTGTTTCGCCATTGTAGTGATTCGGTGCCTCATGCTCGCCACTGCGAGGCCCTTTTTCACGCAGACGCACACTCGGGTCGAGGGCATTCTTTACGGGGTGATGATCGCCATTGTGTACCACTGGCGGCCGAAGACGTTCGAACGGATACAGGAATGGCGCGCGATATGGATCGGGATGCTCGTGCTCGCTATCGGGTTCTTCCGCCTGCAGCTTCACCAGGTGTGGTCGCTTTCAGTCGCGATCGATGTGGCGAATCTCATCGGAGTTTGCTTGCTGATGCTGATCTACCGCCATCGTGAGGGTGTGGCGCGATCGCTGCCCTATCGGTTGGTGGCATGGATTGGGCTGTACTCGTACGGAATCTATCTGTGGCACGTTGCGCCGTCTTCGCTGGTCATCCGCATCGCGAGTGGGCTGCCGGAGAGAGCGGGAACGATCTTTATCGCGATGGCTCAACCTCTGCTTGGGATCGCGCTCGGCGTGCTCATGACAAAACTTGTTGAGTTTCCGATGCTCAGGCTGCGGGATCGCTGGTTTCCCCGGAGGGTCGAGTCCGCGGTCGAAGATACCCCGGTTGAGGCTGCGGCGCTGGCCCGCTGA
- a CDS encoding PilZ domain-containing protein, producing the protein MPFKSEQRRYPRYEYSAEVKVGGPGSGNERVIGSIVNVSMGGCLIRFYEATIFEDDMAVEACLRGYHVVFRAMGVVRRRSERGYLIGISFTHLSDRGQIDLKELIRVLALRSRIDWLDTRRRISG; encoded by the coding sequence ATGCCTTTCAAGAGCGAACAGAGGCGGTATCCACGTTACGAATACTCGGCTGAGGTGAAGGTTGGTGGTCCTGGCTCCGGGAACGAACGTGTGATTGGGTCGATCGTGAACGTGAGTATGGGCGGATGCCTGATCCGTTTTTACGAGGCGACGATTTTCGAGGACGATATGGCGGTCGAAGCTTGCCTGAGAGGCTACCACGTTGTTTTTCGGGCGATGGGCGTCGTTCGCCGGCGATCCGAACGCGGTTACCTCATCGGGATTTCATTTACGCATTTGAGCGACCGTGGTCAGATCGATCTGAAAGAACTGATCCGTGTTCTTGCCTTACGGAGCAGGATTGATTGGCTCGATACCCGTCGCCGTATTTCGGGATAG
- a CDS encoding PIG-L family deacetylase, producing MAPSNLPATVNVLRRTVALAALLATSAFAQNPLDKADLAREHVHPSEYVREIPTNEGVAALQQSLVKLRTRASIMMIVAHPDDEDGGMLTTQSRGLGARTAMLTLTRGEGGQNVMTGDFNDALGLERTQELLAADRYEGVDQFWGTEIDFGFSKTKEEAFSQWTHERVLYDAVRAVRLYRPLVLAAVFIGGITDGHGQHQVSGEITQEVFTAAGDPKVFPEMGLAPWSPLKVYARNPTFAITPKGLFDYATGHYTPAKFYNYVTKAWSTETPATNVTIHEGDYSPLLGMTYLQFARLGLGMQKTQNGGMGIPQAGTFDVAYHRYGSRIPAADTESTFYDGIDTSIKGIATLAPGETTFLPQALTAIEAIADRAATDFRPRNPSAIAPTLREGLVATTNLIDKVESSSLPKLQKVDVTHELRVKQTQFNNALVQSLGLSLRAQLAPAVEITGPFAAFQDSADTAITAVPGDTVTVNIRLVNGSNTPLTEKEARLTTTFPAESPSESASAALPQNTPRDSHLTLKIPSDTEPTRPPFLQPNAATSHYEVADPGLRNASLAPFPLTAWVTVDYDGTPIRLGQVVQTAHRAPGQGVVYEPLTLVPALSVSVSPSAGVTPLTDKSFPLTAHLTSSTRNSINGTLALTLPKGWTSTPASVPFSLNHEGEATGITFTVTPDRVTTTPYTITAVATANGHEYREGFRSVGYPTLRPANLYHPATYATRGVDVKVPANLRVAYLAGTGDEIPDNLEDLGIHATLITTSQLNQEHLRFFDVVVLGVRAYAAHPDLATMNPQLLAYAKAGGVVIVQYNTSRYGTSEAPFAITVPGSSDRNVVVEDDPVTLLTPDAPVFNWPNKITSKDFDGWIEERGHGFAATYDPHYEALTETHDPEQEPQKGGLLYARTGKGAYVYVAYALYRQLPEGVPGAYRIFANLLSLSRNTATGIEPINPAP from the coding sequence ATGGCGCCTTCGAACCTTCCGGCAACCGTGAACGTCCTCCGCCGCACCGTGGCTCTCGCCGCTCTTCTCGCCACAAGCGCCTTCGCCCAGAATCCTCTCGACAAGGCCGATCTCGCCCGCGAGCACGTTCATCCCTCCGAATATGTCCGCGAGATTCCCACGAACGAAGGCGTCGCAGCCCTCCAGCAATCTCTCGTCAAGCTCCGCACCCGCGCAAGCATCATGATGATCGTCGCGCATCCAGACGACGAAGACGGCGGAATGCTCACCACGCAGTCCCGAGGCCTCGGAGCCCGAACCGCGATGCTCACGCTCACGCGCGGCGAAGGCGGACAAAACGTCATGACTGGAGACTTCAACGACGCTCTCGGCCTGGAGCGCACGCAGGAGCTTCTCGCTGCGGACCGCTACGAAGGAGTCGACCAGTTCTGGGGAACCGAGATCGACTTCGGCTTCTCCAAGACCAAGGAAGAAGCCTTCTCCCAGTGGACGCACGAGCGCGTCCTCTACGACGCCGTCCGCGCCGTCCGTCTCTATCGCCCCCTCGTCCTCGCGGCAGTCTTCATCGGAGGAATCACCGACGGACACGGACAGCACCAGGTCTCCGGCGAGATCACCCAGGAAGTCTTCACCGCCGCAGGCGATCCTAAGGTCTTCCCCGAGATGGGCTTAGCTCCATGGAGCCCTCTGAAGGTCTACGCCCGCAACCCGACCTTCGCCATCACGCCCAAAGGCCTCTTCGACTACGCCACAGGACACTACACGCCAGCGAAGTTCTACAACTACGTCACGAAAGCCTGGTCGACCGAGACTCCGGCAACGAACGTGACCATCCATGAAGGCGACTACAGCCCGCTTCTCGGCATGACCTACCTCCAGTTCGCCCGCCTCGGTCTGGGCATGCAGAAGACCCAGAACGGTGGAATGGGCATCCCGCAGGCTGGAACCTTCGACGTCGCCTATCACCGTTACGGCTCGCGCATCCCGGCAGCGGACACCGAATCCACCTTCTACGACGGCATCGACACGTCCATCAAGGGCATCGCCACCCTCGCTCCGGGCGAGACGACCTTCCTCCCTCAGGCACTCACCGCCATCGAGGCCATCGCCGATCGAGCCGCAACCGACTTCCGCCCGCGGAACCCCTCCGCGATCGCCCCGACGCTGCGCGAAGGCCTCGTTGCCACCACGAACCTGATCGACAAGGTCGAGTCCAGCTCCCTGCCGAAGCTCCAGAAGGTCGACGTCACCCACGAACTCCGCGTCAAGCAGACGCAGTTCAACAACGCCCTCGTCCAGTCGCTTGGCCTGAGCCTCCGCGCCCAGCTTGCGCCCGCGGTCGAGATCACAGGCCCCTTCGCAGCCTTCCAGGACTCAGCCGACACAGCCATAACCGCCGTTCCCGGCGATACGGTCACCGTCAACATCCGCCTCGTCAATGGCAGCAACACACCCCTCACCGAGAAGGAAGCCCGTCTCACCACGACCTTCCCTGCCGAAAGCCCATCCGAATCAGCCTCGGCTGCGCTCCCCCAGAACACACCCCGCGACTCCCATCTCACCCTCAAGATCCCCTCTGACACCGAGCCAACACGCCCTCCGTTCCTCCAGCCCAACGCCGCCACCTCCCACTACGAGGTCGCCGATCCCGGTCTCCGCAACGCCTCCCTCGCACCCTTCCCGCTCACCGCGTGGGTCACAGTCGACTACGACGGGACGCCGATCCGCCTCGGACAGGTCGTCCAGACCGCTCACCGCGCCCCTGGACAAGGCGTCGTCTACGAGCCCCTCACGCTGGTCCCAGCCCTCTCGGTCTCGGTCAGCCCATCAGCCGGCGTCACACCGCTCACCGACAAGTCCTTCCCCCTCACGGCTCACCTAACCTCGAGCACCCGGAACTCGATCAACGGCACCCTCGCCCTGACTCTCCCGAAGGGCTGGACCTCAACCCCTGCCTCCGTTCCCTTCTCCCTGAACCACGAAGGTGAAGCCACCGGAATCACCTTCACCGTCACGCCCGACCGCGTGACGACGACGCCCTACACCATAACCGCCGTAGCCACCGCGAACGGCCACGAGTACCGTGAAGGCTTCCGCTCCGTGGGCTATCCCACCCTGCGCCCTGCGAACCTCTACCATCCTGCGACCTACGCAACTCGCGGCGTTGACGTCAAGGTTCCCGCCAATCTCCGCGTCGCGTATCTGGCAGGTACGGGCGATGAGATCCCCGACAATCTCGAGGATCTTGGCATCCACGCGACCCTTATCACCACCAGCCAGCTCAACCAGGAACATCTGCGCTTCTTTGACGTCGTCGTCCTCGGCGTCCGCGCCTACGCCGCGCACCCGGACCTTGCAACGATGAACCCGCAACTTCTTGCATACGCGAAGGCAGGAGGAGTCGTGATCGTCCAATACAACACCTCCCGATATGGCACCTCTGAGGCGCCCTTCGCGATCACCGTTCCCGGCAGTTCGGACCGGAACGTTGTGGTCGAGGATGATCCCGTCACCCTTCTGACTCCCGATGCTCCGGTGTTCAACTGGCCGAACAAGATCACCAGTAAGGATTTCGATGGCTGGATCGAAGAACGGGGACACGGCTTCGCCGCCACGTACGACCCGCACTACGAGGCGCTCACCGAAACCCACGATCCCGAACAGGAACCACAGAAGGGCGGACTCCTCTACGCCCGAACCGGCAAGGGAGCCTATGTCTACGTCGCATACGCCCTCTATCGCCAACTTCCCGAAGGCGTCCCCGGAGCGTACCGGATCTTCGCGAACCTGCTAAGCCTATCCCGAAATACGGCGACGGGTATCGAGCCAATCAATCCTGCTCCGTAA